Proteins encoded by one window of Candidatus Bathyarchaeota archaeon:
- a CDS encoding 30S ribosomal protein S6e, whose protein sequence is MAKFKIILSDPETGRSQIIELEDSRAVPLIGRRLGETIDGTAIGLGGHKLKITGGSDKDGFPMRPDIHGGVKTRVIITQGVGFHSTRKGERRRRTLRGNVITEEIVQINMKITEKPKKAEKSKKPKKTATKEIAEKTEAVEKKPEEAGKPEKPEKQKKEPKTIKEDTEKPNKTPEET, encoded by the coding sequence ATGGCAAAATTCAAGATAATCCTTTCAGACCCAGAAACAGGAAGATCACAAATAATTGAATTGGAAGATTCCCGAGCTGTCCCGCTTATAGGAAGAAGACTTGGCGAAACAATAGACGGAACAGCCATTGGACTAGGAGGGCACAAATTGAAAATCACAGGAGGCTCAGACAAAGACGGTTTCCCTATGCGACCAGACATCCATGGCGGAGTAAAAACCCGAGTAATAATAACTCAAGGTGTTGGCTTCCACTCCACCCGCAAGGGGGAACGTAGAAGAAGAACACTCCGCGGAAACGTCATCACTGAAGAAATCGTTCAAATCAACATGAAGATAACCGAGAAACCCAAGAAGGCAGAAAAATCAAAGAAGCCCAAAAAAACTGCAACAAAAGAAATAGCAGAAAAGACCGAAGCCGTAGAGAAAAAACCAGAAGAGGCAGGAAAGCCAGAAAAACCAGAAAAGCAAAAGAAAGAACCAAAAACCATCAAAGAAGACACCGAAAAGCCCAACAAAACGCCAGAAGAAACCTAA